A window of Diorhabda carinulata isolate Delta chromosome 7, icDioCari1.1, whole genome shotgun sequence contains these coding sequences:
- the LOC130896674 gene encoding ras-like protein 2: MSKMIDRDRFPNYQTYKLVIVGGGGVGKSAITLQFIQSYFVTDYDPTIEDSYTKQCVIDDIPAKLDILDTAGQEEFSAMREQYMRSGEGFLLVFSVTERSSFDEIFKFHKQILRVKDRDEFPMLMVGNKVDLEHQRVVWQEEAQQLARQLKIPYIECSAKMRMNVDNAFYELVRVVRKFQLSERPPLKPNYIKRNKKKCCLI; the protein is encoded by the exons ATGTCAAAAATGATCGACAGAGACCGATTTCCTAATTATCAAACTTATAAATTAGTAATAGTCGGAGGTGGAGGTGTAGGAAAATCTGCTATAACTCTGCAATTTATCCAG aGTTATTTTGTAACAGACTATGATCCTACTATTGAAGATTCTTATACAAAGCAATGTGTCATAGATGATATACCAGCCAAACTTGACA TTTTGGATACTGCGGGTCAAGAGGAATTTAGTGCAATGAGGGAACAGTACATGAGATCGGGAGAGGGATTTTTACTCGTATTTTCAGTAACCGAAAGATctagttttgatgaaattttcaaatttcataagcAGATATTACGAGTTAAAGATAGAGATGAGTTTCCTATGCTTATGGTGGGCAATAAG gtcGATCTTGAACACCAAAGGGTTGTTTGGCAGGAAGAAGCCCAACAACTTGCTAGACAACTAAAAATTCCTTATATCGAATGTAGTGCGAAAATGCGAATGAATGTCGATAATGCTTTTTACGAATTAGTAAGAGTAGTTAGAAAATTTCAGTTATCAGAACGACCACCTTTAAAACCAAATTACATTAAgcgaaataaaaagaaatgttgcCTCATTTAA